A stretch of Komagataella phaffii GS115 chromosome 2, complete sequence DNA encodes these proteins:
- a CDS encoding Homeodomain-containing transcriptional repressor translates to MVSLLPTVNKFELPPLSAILNESPLRNQLGHERTRSTSRPGSPLMSHQLSPASISRKDVHTLPPFGPLDSNVVAMQGKPDPTFGTPVFSRVTNPSFQHTPESISVPKTLSVTSLDSSAKKTPQNTKLFAFISHSPETFPLQEPTIDNAQLARRKRRRTSPAELFILKEEFSKGSTPNRARRKEISRRVNMTDKAVQVWFQNRRQSMRKHNQAKQEILLDPVIPQPISQQLHFTTSPLRSNSYFTDSDNGQVHNSIPNSDQSQSPSHFPPQGTWLNTSAVVSTPIKQLISRSSITNDFGSTMTFRLQATGPRPRKSSSPFSSGSGSANRNLVHVSERMDAEFLNKPIMKVSQQNFDFKRGLDNAKTPSKQLVLQDKSRSELNKSNSAPSIKISRDEDEECVKQLLSLHSS, encoded by the coding sequence ATGGTATCGCTGTTACCTACTGTTAACAAGTTTGAACTGCCACCACTATCTGCAATATTGAATGAATCACCTCTTCGTAACCAGTTGGGCCATGAGAGAACTCGAAGTACAAGCCGGCCTGGTTCTCCGTTAATGTCTCATCAGTTAAGTCCTGCTAGCATTTCACGAAAAGATGTTCACACACTTCCGCCTTTCGGTCCGTTGGATAGTAACGTTGTGGCGATGCAAGGCAAACCTGACCCAACATTTGGCACTCCGGTTTTTTCCAGAGTGACCAATCCTTCTTTCCAGCATACACCTGAATCTATATCTGTACCGAAAACGCTTTCTGTTACGAGTCTAGATTCTTCCGCAAAGAAGACTCCACAGAATACAAAATTATTTGCATTCATTTCCCATTCTCCGGAGACATTTCCTCTACAAGAACCTACCATAGATAATGCACAACTTGCCCgaaggaagagaagaagaacgtCGCCCGCTGAACTATTCATTCTTAAGgaagagttttcaaaaggGAGTACTCCAAACAGAGCTCGAAGAAAGGAGATTTCCAGGCGAGTCAACATGACTGATAAAGCTGTTCAAgtttggtttcaaaataGAAGGCAATCGATGCGCAAGCATAATCAAGCAAAACAAGAAATACTTCTAGATCCTGTTATACCTCAACCGATTTCCCAGCAGTTGCATTTTACAACCTCCCCTTTACGTTCGAATTCTTACTTCACAGATTCAGATAATGGTCAAGTTCACAACTCTATCCCAAATTCTGATCAAAGCCAGAGTCCCTCTCATTTTCCTCCTCAAGGTACTTGGCTAAACACATCTGCAGTTGTTTCCACCCCAATCAAGCAACTAATCTCTAGGTCATCAATCACTAATGATTTCGGATCAACTATGACTTTCAGACTGCAAGCAACTGGACCACGTCCAAGAAAATCCTCATCACCGTTCAGTTCTGGTTCTGGATCTGCCAACCGAAACCTAGTGCATGTGAGTGAAAGAATGGACGCTGAATTTCTGAACAAACCGATCATGAAAGTTAGTCAACAAAACTTCGATTTTAAACGAGGTTTGGATAACGCCAAGACACCGTCCAAACAATTAGTCCTTCAAGACAAATCTAGAAGCGAACTCAACAAGTCGAACTCAGCACCAAGTATCAAAATTAGCAGAGACGAAGACGAAGAATGTGTCAAGCAACTTCTAAGTTTACATAGCTCTTGA
- a CDS encoding 40S ribosomal protein S18 has protein sequence MANSSLVVQEANSFQHILRLLNTNVDGRIKIMYALTTIRGVGRRYSNLVCKKADVDLNKRAGELTQEELERVVTIMQNPTQYKIPAWFLNRQRDTVDGKDYHTLANSLESKYRDDIERLKKIRAHRGIRHAWGLKVRGQHTKTTSRGKFIGRN, from the coding sequence ATGGCTAACTCATCTCTAGTTGTTCAAGAGGCTAATAGTTTCCAGCATATTCTGCGTTTGCTGAACACCAATGTTGATGGTAGAATCAAGATCATGTACGCTTTGACCACCATTCGTGGTGTGGGTCGTCGATACTCTAACTTGGTTTGTAAGAAAGCTGATGTTGATTTGAACAAGCGTGCTGGTGAGTTGactcaagaagaattggagagGGTCGTCACCATTATGCAAAACCCAACTCAGTATAAGATTCCTGCCTGGTTCCTCAACAGACAGAGAGACACTGTTGATGGTAAGGACTATCACACTCTTGCCAACAGTTTGGAGTCCAAATACCgtgatgatattgaaagattgaagaagatcagGGCTCATAGAGGTATCCGTCATGCATGGGGTCTTAAGGTCAGAGGCCAACATACTAAGACTACTTCTCGAGGTAAGTTTATTGGTAGAAACTAG